The sequence TCAGGGTGAACGGCGTATACGATCCGGCGATCAGAAGATAGATGCAGCTATGATCGACGATCTGCAGGATTCGTTTTTCTTCAGGTGAGGTCGCGCTGTGATAGAGCGTCGAGGCGCCATAAAGGACAACGAGCGACAATCCGTAAACGATGCTGCTCAGAATGTACCAAAAGTCTCCGAAAACGACCGCGAGCGACACCAGCACGACCAGGCCGCAGAGGCTCAGCAACAATCCAACGCCGTGCGTGATCGTGTTCGCGAATTCTTCGACCGTAAGTTCCTTCAAGCGCGCTTTAACCATCATAATTCGTCCCTAACATCTATGATACGCCCCGTGACGAAAAAGAATCGTAATGGTTTTGTAAGAGTTCCGCAACGGGAACATCCCGGTCAGATGCTGCCGATGAACTCGGCCACGTCGTTGAAGGATTCCGGATAGAGCTCGGCCGGGAAGCGGCGACGGATATCGTCATTCTCAAAAACGCGTCCGCCGAGAATGACAGGAATGTTCAGTTTCACCACCTGTTCGCGAAACAGCTTGTAGTCGCGGGCGAGACGGTCAAGATCGCCGAGGTAAGAGACGGAGATGCAGATCGCTTCAGGCGAATGGAAGCTAACCTCTTCGGCGAGCGAATAAAGCGGAGTGTTCGCGCCGAAATTCAAGACTTCCCAACCGCGGCTTTCGATCGTGATTTGGCTGAGATGGGTCGGCAGTTCGTGAAAATCTCCCTCGAACGCGGCGCAAAACGCGAGTTCGCCGGAAATTTTCGGAACCGGAAGCGTGCTGCGCAATTTATTTACGGCAGAATGCGCGGCACGCGTCGCGAGGTGTTCCTGCGCGACCGAAAGCTCGCCCTTCACCCAAAGCTCGCCGATCTGGCGCATCGCCGGGCTGATCATATTGTCAAAGATATCCACCAGAGGTTCGCCTTTGAGGAACGATTTGATCATCAGGTTCGCCGCCTCTTCCTCGCTCCCGGAAATAAGTGATTGAAAGAGCGTTGACGGCGTGCCTGTTTTCCGGCGGCGTGTCTGGACCGAAAAGATCGACTCGTCGCCGTGCGTGTGTTTGAGTCCAAGCCCTTGGTCGCGTTGAAAGCGGGCGATCTCGCCGGCGCGAAAACGACGGTGCCCGCCGTTTGTTCGCTCGGAACGGATCAGCCCCGCCTCTTCCCAACGCTTGACCGTCGCATCGCTGACGCGACAGAGCCGCGCCACTTCTTTAGTTGTAAGACATTTCAGATCCGACATTTGATTTTCTATATTCCTTCGATGGGCCCGATGTTTGCCGAATATTCTGAATGAGTATCGGCGAACCGCACAAAACGAACCTTAAAAAGGTTACCAAAAACGCTCAAACCGCACAACTGAACCCGCCATATTATTTGTATCCTAAGAAAAAAATAAAAAAAATCACCATTTCGTGATTTTGTGCTTGACAGATGTGAGCGGTTTGCATAATCTAGAAATCGCTCAAACCGCTCACGAGTGTGTTGAGAGAAAAAATTCGAATAAGGGAAGGTTAATATAATGAAAAACTTTGGAATCAAATTTATCGGAATCGCCGCGGCGGCGCTGTTGATGTTCTCGGCTCTTTCGGTTTCGGCCCAGCCGGC is a genomic window of Acidobacteriota bacterium containing:
- a CDS encoding B12-binding domain-containing protein, with the translated sequence MSDLKCLTTKEVARLCRVSDATVKRWEEAGLIRSERTNGGHRRFRAGEIARFQRDQGLGLKHTHGDESIFSVQTRRRKTGTPSTLFQSLISGSEEEAANLMIKSFLKGEPLVDIFDNMISPAMRQIGELWVKGELSVAQEHLATRAAHSAVNKLRSTLPVPKISGELAFCAAFEGDFHELPTHLSQITIESRGWEVLNFGANTPLYSLAEEVSFHSPEAICISVSYLGDLDRLARDYKLFREQVVKLNIPVILGGRVFENDDIRRRFPAELYPESFNDVAEFIGSI